In Comamonadaceae bacterium OS-1, a single window of DNA contains:
- the pgi gene encoding glucose-6-phosphate isomerase, whose protein sequence is MDALHRPRCDTVPAWAQLQAQHASSGAALDLRAAFAADPGRFAAFSQDAPHVFADMSKNLLDAATQSLLFDLARQTGVEVLRDAMFAGAKINTTEDRAVMHFLLRKSAPTPANPAPAAIKNDLAEVHATLDAMLAFAEATRADAAITDVVNIGIGGSDLGPLMATLALDAFATPTKRMHFVSNVDGHELAALLPRLKADSTLFLIASKTFTTTETMTNARSAKAWFEAQGGTNTARHFAALTTNVAAANAFGISTTFGFWDWVGGRYSVWSAIGLPVAIAIGAAHFREFLAGAEAMDEHFRTAPLEHNLPMRLGLLDVWYRNFHGFTSRSIAPYHSALRRLPAYLQQLDMESNGKQVDMQGQKLPFGTSCVLWGEPGTNGQHAYFQMLHQGTDVVPVEFIAVKKARHSLPGHHNTLLSNVVAQAQALMVGKVDAGGHRNFPGNRPSTFLLLDDLTPASLGALIALQEHRVFVSGALWGINSFDQWGVELGKVLAKDIEPRLQSGDVSGLDGSTAGLLAKLR, encoded by the coding sequence ATGGACGCACTCCACCGCCCCCGTTGTGACACCGTGCCCGCCTGGGCGCAATTGCAAGCCCAGCACGCGTCCAGCGGTGCGGCGCTGGATTTGCGCGCGGCCTTTGCCGCCGACCCCGGCCGCTTTGCCGCCTTCAGCCAGGACGCGCCCCACGTGTTTGCCGATATGTCGAAGAATCTGCTCGACGCGGCCACCCAAAGCCTGCTGTTCGACCTGGCCCGCCAGACCGGCGTGGAAGTGCTGCGCGACGCGATGTTTGCCGGTGCCAAGATCAACACCACCGAAGACCGGGCGGTGATGCATTTCTTGTTAAGAAAAAGTGCTCCCACGCCCGCCAATCCAGCACCAGCAGCTATCAAAAATGATTTGGCCGAGGTGCACGCCACGCTGGACGCGATGCTGGCCTTTGCCGAAGCCACGCGGGCCGATGCGGCCATCACCGACGTGGTCAACATCGGCATTGGCGGCTCTGATTTGGGCCCGCTGATGGCTACGCTGGCGCTCGACGCGTTTGCCACGCCCACCAAACGCATGCACTTTGTGTCCAACGTGGACGGCCACGAGCTGGCCGCGTTGTTGCCGCGCCTGAAGGCCGACAGCACGCTGTTTTTGATCGCCTCCAAGACCTTCACCACCACCGAGACCATGACCAACGCCCGCTCGGCCAAGGCCTGGTTCGAGGCGCAGGGCGGCACTAACACCGCGCGCCACTTTGCGGCACTCACCACCAATGTGGCGGCAGCCAATGCGTTTGGCATCAGCACCACCTTTGGTTTCTGGGACTGGGTGGGCGGGCGCTATTCGGTGTGGTCGGCGATTGGCCTGCCGGTGGCGATTGCCATCGGCGCGGCGCACTTCCGTGAGTTTCTGGCCGGTGCCGAAGCCATGGACGAGCATTTCCGTACCGCCCCGCTGGAGCACAACCTGCCCATGCGCCTGGGCCTGCTGGACGTGTGGTACCGCAACTTCCACGGCTTCACCAGCCGCAGCATCGCCCCGTACCACAGCGCCCTGCGCCGCCTGCCCGCCTACCTGCAGCAGCTGGATATGGAGAGCAACGGTAAGCAGGTGGACATGCAGGGCCAGAAGCTGCCGTTTGGCACCTCGTGCGTGCTCTGGGGCGAGCCCGGCACCAACGGCCAGCACGCCTACTTCCAGATGCTGCACCAGGGTACGGACGTGGTACCGGTGGAGTTCATCGCCGTCAAGAAGGCCCGCCACAGCCTGCCCGGCCACCACAACACCCTGCTGTCCAACGTAGTCGCCCAGGCCCAGGCGCTGATGGTCGGCAAAGTGGACGCGGGCGGCCACCGCAACTTCCCCGGTAACCGCCCCAGCACCTTCCTGCTGCTGGACGACCTGACCCCCGCCAGTTTGGGCGCACTGATTGCGCTGCAAGAGCACCGGGTGTTTGTGAGCGGCGCGCTGTGGGGCATCAACAGCTTTGACCAGTGGGGCGTGGAGCTGGGCAAGGTGCTGGCCAAGGACATCGAGCCGCGCCTGCAGTCGGGCGATGTGTCCGGGCTGGACGGCTCCACGGCGGGCTTGCTGGCCAAGCTGCGCTAG
- the nagR_2 gene encoding HTH-type transcriptional repressor NagR, with amino-acid sequence MNHPTTPARPATALAPLKEANSSGILAKLRLDATTSEPYYQQLKRQIQGMVHSGDIPTGSNLPSERVLAEALGVSRTTIKRCYNDLRHARLLSTHGRGGTQVQAVQTSPHPVGKLKGFAEDMRERGMAASTQLVAHDVVQDRMIASIFGRPSVNSFAKLVRIRLADGQPLAREVAWYDLALAPPMADWDTRGSVYTFLQEHCGLALTSAEQTIEAVMSSEAEAKAFHYTAPAPCLLLKRKSFSSDNKLVEYIESTYRGEAYAYHLNLAG; translated from the coding sequence GTGAACCACCCGACGACTCCCGCACGCCCTGCCACCGCCCTGGCCCCTCTAAAAGAGGCAAACTCAAGCGGCATTCTGGCAAAACTGCGCCTGGACGCCACCACTTCGGAACCCTACTACCAGCAGCTCAAACGCCAGATCCAGGGCATGGTCCACAGCGGCGACATTCCCACCGGCAGCAACCTGCCGTCCGAACGGGTGCTGGCCGAAGCCCTAGGTGTCAGCCGCACCACCATCAAGCGCTGCTACAACGACCTGCGCCACGCCCGCCTGCTCAGCACCCATGGCCGGGGCGGCACGCAGGTACAGGCCGTGCAAACGTCCCCCCACCCGGTGGGCAAACTCAAAGGCTTTGCCGAAGACATGCGCGAGCGGGGCATGGCCGCCAGCACCCAGTTGGTGGCCCACGACGTGGTGCAGGACCGCATGATTGCATCCATCTTCGGCCGGCCTTCGGTGAACAGTTTTGCCAAGCTGGTACGCATCCGCCTGGCCGACGGCCAGCCCCTGGCCCGCGAAGTCGCCTGGTACGACCTGGCCCTGGCTCCGCCCATGGCCGACTGGGACACCCGCGGCTCGGTTTACACCTTTTTGCAAGAGCATTGCGGCCTGGCCCTGACCAGCGCCGAGCAAACCATTGAAGCCGTGATGAGCAGCGAAGCCGAAGCCAAGGCCTTCCACTACACCGCGCCCGCGCCCTGCCTGCTGCTCAAGCGCAAGTCTTTCAGCAGCGACAACAAACTGGTCGAGTACATCGAAAGCACCTACCGGGGCGAGGCCTACGCCTACCACCTGAACCTGGCGGGCTAG
- the potA_3 gene encoding spermidine/putrescine import ATP-binding protein PotA — protein MQHGIEFKNVTKRYGSDASAPLAVKGISFAVPKGTLTTILGPSGCGKTTTLRMIAGLESPTGGQIFMDGQDVTTLGPAQRNVSMMFQSYALFPHMDVLANVGYGLKMGGVSKPEILRRAQAMLTSVGLVGFDERLPSELSGGQQQRVALARALVLEPAVLLFDEPLSNLDARLRREMREEIRALQQRLQLTVAYVTHDQSEALAVSDQIIVMHQGLIAQSGTPQDMYERPQTEFVAGFMGEAMLFPGEAAADGSVQLGPLRLAPRPGVTSGPVKVAVRPEAWLITHGGPGMLATLRKSSYLGSFFEYTFDTELGSIFVVSPDLADVLPLGTEVVLRLADHGVSVVGVS, from the coding sequence ATGCAGCACGGTATTGAATTCAAAAACGTCACCAAGCGCTACGGCAGCGACGCATCGGCTCCGCTGGCGGTCAAGGGCATCAGCTTCGCGGTACCCAAGGGCACGCTGACCACCATCCTCGGCCCCTCGGGCTGCGGCAAGACCACCACGCTGCGCATGATCGCCGGGCTGGAGTCGCCCACGGGCGGCCAGATCTTCATGGACGGCCAGGACGTGACCACGCTGGGCCCGGCGCAGCGCAACGTCAGCATGATGTTCCAAAGTTACGCGCTGTTTCCGCACATGGACGTGCTGGCCAACGTGGGTTATGGGTTGAAGATGGGCGGTGTCAGCAAGCCCGAGATCCTGCGCCGTGCCCAGGCCATGCTCACCAGCGTGGGCCTGGTGGGTTTTGACGAGCGCCTGCCCAGCGAACTGTCCGGCGGCCAGCAGCAGCGGGTGGCCCTGGCCCGTGCGCTGGTGCTGGAGCCCGCGGTGCTGCTGTTCGACGAGCCGCTGAGCAACCTGGATGCCCGGCTGCGCCGCGAAATGCGCGAAGAAATCCGCGCCCTGCAGCAGCGCCTGCAGCTCACCGTGGCCTATGTGACGCACGACCAGAGCGAGGCGCTGGCGGTGAGCGACCAGATCATCGTCATGCACCAGGGCCTGATCGCCCAGAGCGGCACCCCGCAAGACATGTACGAGCGCCCGCAGACCGAATTTGTGGCCGGTTTCATGGGCGAGGCCATGCTGTTCCCCGGCGAGGCCGCCGCAGACGGCAGCGTGCAGCTCGGGCCCCTGCGCCTGGCACCACGCCCCGGAGTTACTTCCGGCCCGGTGAAGGTGGCTGTGCGCCCCGAGGCCTGGCTGATCACCCACGGCGGCCCAGGCATGCTGGCCACGCTGCGCAAGTCCTCCTACCTGGGCAGCTTTTTCGAATACACCTTTGACACCGAGTTGGGCAGCATCTTCGTGGTGTCGCCCGACCTGGCCGATGTGCTGCCCCTGGGCACCGAGGTGGTGCTGCGCCTGGCCGACCACGGGGTGTCGGTGGTGGGGGTTTCGTAA
- the xlnD gene encoding 3-hydroxybenzoate 6-hydroxylase 1, producing MVQHLLISGAGIGGMAAAVAGARAGWSVRMFERAPVLSEVGAGIQIGPNVTRLLHGWGLQDALAAVAAFPPHLQVRDALTAHGLGRLTLGTDMQQRYGAPYATLHRADLLALLHTAVQQTNTQLHLDHPLQHFSQTPIGVSVRGSTTEEVHGDALVGADGLWSPVRQWLLHDGPPRSTGHLAYRTLVRQADLPPGLRSQHVTAWLGPALHVVQYPVCGGDWLNVVAIVHGQLPPQHTSLEHWDHSANAADLRASLAGVCRPLQDLLQAIPAWRLWVLCDRPPMAGAHQQAQGHVALLGDAAHPMRPYLAQGAGMAIEDAAALANVLQPGTDIPAALAEYARQRWQRNARVQARAIRNGRIFHATGLVRWGRDRAMQLGGERLLDLPWLYAAGQ from the coding sequence ATGGTTCAACATTTACTGATCTCGGGCGCCGGCATTGGCGGCATGGCAGCCGCCGTGGCAGGTGCCCGGGCCGGGTGGAGCGTGCGCATGTTTGAGCGCGCGCCTGTCTTGAGCGAAGTGGGCGCGGGCATCCAGATCGGCCCCAACGTGACCCGGCTGCTGCACGGCTGGGGTCTGCAGGACGCTTTGGCCGCCGTGGCCGCCTTTCCCCCGCATCTGCAGGTGCGTGACGCTTTGACCGCCCACGGACTGGGCCGTCTGACCCTGGGCACGGATATGCAGCAGCGCTACGGCGCGCCCTACGCCACACTGCATCGGGCCGACCTGTTGGCGCTATTGCACACCGCCGTACAACAAACCAACACCCAACTGCATCTCGACCACCCGCTACAGCATTTCAGCCAGACCCCCATTGGCGTGTCGGTACGCGGCAGCACAACCGAAGAAGTCCACGGCGATGCCCTGGTGGGTGCCGACGGCCTGTGGAGCCCCGTACGCCAATGGCTGCTGCACGACGGCCCACCCCGCAGCACCGGCCACCTGGCTTACCGCACCCTGGTACGCCAGGCGGACCTGCCACCGGGCCTGCGCTCGCAGCACGTCACGGCGTGGCTCGGCCCGGCGTTGCATGTGGTGCAGTACCCCGTATGCGGCGGCGATTGGCTCAACGTCGTGGCCATCGTGCACGGCCAATTGCCGCCACAACACACCAGCCTGGAACACTGGGACCACAGCGCCAACGCCGCCGACCTGCGCGCCAGCCTGGCGGGCGTGTGCCGCCCGCTGCAGGACCTGTTGCAGGCCATCCCCGCCTGGCGCTTGTGGGTGCTGTGCGACCGCCCGCCCATGGCCGGAGCCCACCAGCAGGCGCAGGGCCATGTCGCGTTGCTGGGCGATGCAGCCCATCCGATGCGGCCCTACCTGGCCCAGGGCGCGGGCATGGCGATAGAAGATGCCGCCGCACTGGCCAACGTGCTGCAACCTGGTACTGATATCCCTGCCGCGCTGGCCGAATACGCCCGCCAACGCTGGCAACGCAACGCACGGGTGCAGGCCCGCGCCATCCGCAATGGCCGCATCTTCCACGCCACGGGCCTGGTGCGCTGGGGCCGGGACCGGGCCATGCAGCTGGGCGGCGAACGCCTGCTGGATCTGCCCTGGCTGTACGCTGCGGGCCAATAG
- the tal_3 gene encoding transaldolase translates to MTQLDSLKQFTTVVADTGDFKQLGVFLPTDATTNPSLILKAVQKPDYAPLLAEAVAKYKGRPLDEVCDRLIVRFGCEILSIVPGRVSTEVDARLSFDTAATVARGKRLIEMYASEGIAKERILIKVASTWEGIQAAAELERAGIRTNLTLLFSFAQAVACGQAKVQLISPFVGRIYDWYKKTAGAAWVEADMAEAKDPGVVSVTQIYNYYKRFGIKTEVMGASFRNVGQITALAGCDLLTISPDLLALLAASDAPLTRALDAKAAQAMDLEEVKLDEAGFRFALNQDAMATEKLAEGIRGFVTDAIKLDKLLLAA, encoded by the coding sequence ATGACCCAACTCGACTCCCTCAAGCAGTTCACCACCGTGGTGGCCGATACCGGCGACTTCAAACAGTTGGGCGTGTTTCTGCCCACCGATGCCACCACAAACCCGTCGCTGATCCTCAAGGCGGTGCAAAAGCCCGACTACGCGCCGCTGCTGGCCGAGGCCGTGGCCAAGTACAAGGGCCGCCCGCTGGATGAGGTGTGCGACCGCCTGATCGTGCGCTTTGGCTGCGAGATCTTGTCCATCGTGCCGGGCCGCGTGTCCACCGAAGTCGATGCGCGCCTGAGCTTTGACACCGCCGCTACCGTGGCCCGCGGCAAGCGCCTGATCGAGATGTACGCCAGCGAAGGCATCGCCAAGGAGCGCATCCTTATCAAGGTGGCCTCCACCTGGGAAGGCATCCAGGCCGCGGCCGAGCTGGAGCGCGCAGGCATCCGCACCAACCTCACGCTGCTGTTCAGCTTTGCCCAGGCCGTGGCCTGCGGCCAGGCCAAGGTGCAACTGATCTCGCCGTTTGTGGGCCGCATCTACGACTGGTACAAAAAGACCGCCGGTGCCGCCTGGGTCGAGGCCGACATGGCCGAAGCCAAGGACCCCGGCGTGGTGTCGGTCACGCAGATCTACAACTACTACAAGCGCTTTGGCATCAAAACCGAAGTCATGGGCGCGAGCTTTCGCAACGTGGGCCAGATCACCGCGCTGGCGGGCTGCGACCTGCTGACCATCAGCCCCGACCTGCTGGCCCTGCTGGCCGCCAGCGATGCCCCACTGACCCGAGCCCTGGATGCGAAGGCCGCCCAGGCCATGGACCTGGAAGAGGTGAAGTTGGACGAAGCCGGTTTCCGCTTCGCCCTGAACCAGGATGCCATGGCCACCGAGAAGCTGGCCGAAGGCATCCGCGGCTTCGTCACCGATGCCATCAAACTGGACAAGCTGTTACTCGCCGCCTAA
- the groS gene encoding 10 kDa chaperonin — MNLRPLGDRVIVKRIDSETKTASGIVIPDSAAEKPDQGEILAVGPGKKNDKGEISALTVKVGDRVLFGKYSGQTVKVEGDELLVMKEDDLFAVVEK; from the coding sequence ATGAACCTACGTCCTCTCGGCGACCGCGTGATCGTCAAGCGTATCGACAGCGAAACCAAGACCGCTTCCGGCATCGTGATCCCTGACTCGGCTGCTGAAAAGCCAGACCAAGGCGAAATCCTGGCTGTCGGCCCCGGCAAAAAGAACGACAAGGGTGAAATTTCCGCCCTGACCGTCAAGGTTGGCGACCGCGTCTTGTTCGGCAAGTACAGCGGCCAGACCGTCAAGGTCGAAGGCGACGAACTGCTGGTGATGAAGGAAGACGACCTGTTTGCAGTCGTAGAGAAGTAA
- the inhA gene encoding isonitrile hydratase, which yields MTHRVAILVFDDVEALDFAGPYEVFTTASRVHGRSHPHDPPLFATQCVARHADPVSARAGLRILPDSTFTACTTTDVLIVPGGVVDAAMACEQTIAWIAATAATVTTVASVCTGAFLLARSGVLTHGPVTTHWEDLEDLQRMFPALQVQAGKRWVSQGHITTSAGISAGIDMCLHLVARLAGQDLAVRTARQMDYAWQLQP from the coding sequence ATGACGCACCGTGTTGCCATCCTGGTATTCGACGACGTGGAAGCCCTGGACTTTGCCGGACCCTACGAAGTCTTCACCACCGCCAGCCGCGTGCATGGCCGCAGCCATCCACACGACCCACCGCTGTTTGCTACACAATGCGTAGCACGTCATGCTGATCCAGTGAGCGCAAGGGCCGGATTACGCATACTTCCCGACAGCACGTTTACCGCGTGCACCACAACCGACGTACTGATCGTCCCCGGCGGTGTGGTGGATGCCGCGATGGCTTGCGAACAGACCATCGCCTGGATTGCCGCCACCGCTGCCACGGTCACCACCGTGGCCTCGGTCTGCACGGGGGCATTTCTGCTGGCGCGCAGCGGCGTGCTCACCCACGGCCCGGTCACCACGCACTGGGAAGACCTGGAGGACCTGCAGCGCATGTTCCCGGCCCTGCAGGTACAAGCCGGCAAGCGTTGGGTTAGCCAAGGCCACATCACCACCTCGGCGGGCATCAGCGCGGGCATCGACATGTGCTTGCACCTGGTGGCCAGGCTGGCGGGCCAGGATCTGGCGGTCCGCACCGCCCGGCAAATGGACTACGCATGGCAGCTCCAGCCCTGA
- the groL gene encoding 60 kDa chaperonin → MAAKDVVFGGEARARMVEGVNILANAVKVTLGPKGRNVVLERSFGAPTVTKDGVSVAKEIELKDKLQNMGAQMVKEVASKTSDLAGDGTTTATVLAQAIIREGMKYVAAGMNPMDLKRGIDKAVTALVAELKKASKATTTSKEIAQVGSISANSDESIGKIIADAMDKVGKEGVITVEDGKSLESELDVVEGMQFDRGYLSPYFINNPEKQAALLDNPFVLLFDKKISNIRELLPTLEQVAKSGRPLLIIAEEVDGEALATLVVNTIRGILKVVAVKAPGFGDRRKAMLEDIAILTGGKVIAEEVGLTLEKVTLADLGQAKRIEVGKENTTIIDGAGAAADIEARVKQVRVQIEEASSDYDREKLQERVAKLAGGVAVIKVGATTEIEMKEKKARVEDALHATRAAVEEGIVAGGGVALLRAKQAAGKIEGANADQDAGIKLVLKAIEAPLREIVYNAGEEASVVVAAVLAGSGNYGYNAANGTYGDMIEMGILDPTKVTRTALQNAASVASLMLTTEAMIAESPKDEAAGGMPGGMGGGMGGMGDMGM, encoded by the coding sequence ATGGCAGCAAAAGACGTAGTTTTCGGCGGCGAAGCCCGCGCACGCATGGTTGAAGGCGTGAACATTTTGGCTAACGCAGTCAAGGTGACCCTGGGCCCTAAAGGCCGTAACGTGGTTCTGGAGCGCTCGTTTGGCGCGCCTACCGTGACCAAGGACGGTGTGTCCGTGGCCAAGGAAATCGAACTCAAAGACAAGCTGCAAAACATGGGTGCGCAGATGGTCAAGGAAGTGGCTTCCAAGACCTCCGACCTGGCTGGTGACGGCACCACCACCGCGACCGTGCTGGCCCAGGCCATCATCCGCGAAGGCATGAAGTACGTGGCCGCCGGCATGAACCCCATGGATCTGAAGCGCGGCATCGACAAGGCAGTGACTGCTTTGGTCGCCGAGCTGAAGAAGGCTTCCAAGGCCACCACCACCTCCAAGGAAATCGCCCAGGTCGGTTCGATCTCCGCCAACTCCGATGAATCCATCGGCAAGATCATCGCTGACGCGATGGACAAGGTTGGTAAAGAAGGCGTGATCACCGTGGAAGACGGCAAGTCGCTGGAATCCGAACTGGATGTCGTCGAAGGCATGCAATTCGACCGTGGCTACCTGTCGCCTTACTTCATCAACAACCCAGAAAAGCAAGCCGCTTTGCTGGACAACCCGTTTGTTCTGTTGTTCGACAAGAAGATCAGCAACATCCGCGAACTCCTGCCTACCCTGGAACAAGTTGCCAAGTCCGGCCGTCCTCTGCTGATCATCGCTGAAGAAGTCGATGGCGAAGCCCTGGCGACCCTGGTGGTCAACACCATCCGCGGCATCCTGAAGGTTGTGGCTGTCAAGGCTCCTGGCTTCGGCGACCGCCGCAAGGCCATGCTGGAAGACATCGCCATCCTGACCGGCGGCAAGGTTATCGCTGAAGAAGTCGGCCTGACCCTGGAAAAGGTTACCCTGGCCGATCTGGGCCAAGCCAAGCGCATCGAAGTGGGCAAAGAAAACACCACCATCATTGATGGCGCTGGTGCTGCTGCCGACATCGAAGCCCGCGTCAAGCAAGTTCGCGTGCAAATCGAAGAAGCTTCCAGCGACTACGACCGCGAAAAGCTGCAAGAGCGCGTGGCCAAGCTGGCTGGCGGCGTGGCCGTGATCAAGGTGGGCGCTACCACCGAGATCGAAATGAAGGAAAAGAAGGCCCGCGTGGAAGATGCCCTGCACGCTACCCGCGCTGCCGTGGAAGAAGGCATTGTGGCTGGCGGCGGCGTGGCTCTGCTGCGCGCCAAGCAAGCTGCTGGCAAGATCGAAGGCGCTAACGCCGACCAAGACGCCGGCATCAAGCTGGTGTTGAAGGCCATCGAAGCCCCTCTGCGCGAAATCGTCTACAACGCAGGCGAAGAAGCGTCTGTGGTGGTGGCTGCTGTGTTGGCCGGTTCGGGCAACTACGGCTACAACGCTGCCAACGGCACCTACGGCGACATGATCGAAATGGGTATTCTGGACCCAACGAAAGTGACCCGTACGGCTCTGCAGAACGCTGCTTCCGTGGCATCCTTGATGCTGACGACCGAAGCCATGATTGCCGAGTCCCCCAAGGACGAAGCAGCTGGCGGCATGCCAGGCGGCATGGGTGGTGGCATGGGCGGCATGGGCGACATGGGCATGTAA
- the cdhR_4 gene encoding HTH-type transcriptional regulator CdhR, giving the protein MAAPALIQVLFVLLPNSLILDWAGPAEALRIANQCLLAQGQPERFALQFVGPDGSTATSVGAQLTGLQPLPNALTAHPATPHWVVLVGLPGSTIAVDNTPARTVLHWLRGLRLATHQLELVTVCAGTLLAAHAGLLKGRRVTTHHQHLDELRTAEPQCEVVANRVFVEDAPVYSSAGVTTGIDLVLQRIADTCGEPIAAQVAQTMVVALRRGPHDPELSPFLSYRNHLHPALHRVQDAVSQDPRAGWTVPRMADMAHTSPRHLTRLFMEYAQIAPLQYLRRIRLAVAQTALQSGHNVNHAAELAGFSSDTQLRRAWHQLGLPGAPSQARQR; this is encoded by the coding sequence ATGGCAGCTCCAGCCCTGATCCAAGTTCTTTTCGTCCTGCTGCCCAACAGCCTGATCCTCGACTGGGCAGGCCCGGCGGAAGCCCTGCGCATCGCCAACCAATGCCTGCTGGCGCAGGGCCAGCCAGAGCGCTTTGCCCTGCAGTTTGTCGGGCCGGATGGCAGTACCGCCACCTCCGTCGGCGCCCAGCTCACCGGGCTGCAGCCCTTGCCCAACGCACTGACCGCCCACCCGGCCACGCCCCACTGGGTGGTGCTGGTCGGCCTGCCTGGCAGCACCATCGCAGTCGACAACACCCCAGCCCGCACCGTGCTGCACTGGCTGCGCGGCCTGCGCCTGGCCACCCACCAGCTGGAGCTGGTGACGGTGTGCGCAGGCACCCTGCTGGCGGCGCACGCCGGGCTGCTCAAAGGCCGCCGGGTCACTACCCACCACCAGCACCTGGACGAGCTGCGCACCGCGGAGCCGCAGTGCGAGGTGGTGGCCAACCGGGTGTTTGTGGAAGACGCGCCGGTCTACAGCAGCGCGGGCGTGACCACCGGCATCGACCTGGTGCTGCAACGCATAGCAGACACCTGCGGCGAGCCCATCGCAGCGCAGGTCGCCCAGACCATGGTGGTAGCGCTGCGCCGCGGCCCGCACGACCCCGAGCTGTCGCCATTTTTAAGCTACCGCAACCACCTGCACCCCGCCCTGCACCGGGTGCAGGATGCCGTCAGCCAGGACCCGCGCGCAGGCTGGACGGTGCCGCGCATGGCCGACATGGCCCACACCTCGCCGCGCCACCTGACCCGTTTATTCATGGAGTACGCGCAGATTGCACCGCTGCAGTACCTGCGCCGCATCCGCCTGGCGGTGGCGCAGACGGCGCTGCAGTCGGGCCACAACGTCAACCATGCCGCCGAGCTGGCGGGTTTCAGCTCAGATACCCAATTGCGCCGCGCCTGGCACCAATTGGGCTTGCCCGGGGCACCGTCGCAGGCCCGGCAACGCTAA